One genomic window of Dunckerocampus dactyliophorus isolate RoL2022-P2 chromosome 7, RoL_Ddac_1.1, whole genome shotgun sequence includes the following:
- the LOC129185189 gene encoding C-C chemokine receptor type 1-like, with product MSETTAGYTVTVTMKTEYDYDEYFEGSDYYSLCDSRGTMDFSRMFITVLYSLVFILGLIGNVLVVCVLVKHRNQTTLTDICLFNLALSDLLFIIMLPLYTDYTVVKNWTHGDLLCHFAGGFQRTGFFCSIFILVVMTLDRYMVIIHGTKVAKYRTMRTGVALTVVVWSLSLCVSLPAFIFTKETKEPNGPGCRYEPENKAWKVYNISANNILGLVLPLMVMILCYSRIIPVLMRIRSSKKQRVVKLIVSIMVVFFLLWTPYNISHFLIFLQSDYNLIDDCDSIHNVKLSLIVSETLAFTHCCWNPIIYAFVGQKFIRRVYLLLSSWVPGIKRSRRDSSNSFSRRSSAASRSSESTLTM from the exons ATGTCAG AGACAACTGCAGGGTATACTGTCACTGTGACCATGAAGACTGAATATGATTATGATGAGTACTTCGAAGGGAGTGACTATTATAGTCTTTGCGACAGTCGTGGCACGATGGACTTCAGCAGGATGTTCATCACTGTTCTCTACTCTTTGGTTTTCATTCTGGGCCTCATCG GTAATGTTCTGGTGGTGTGTGTCCTGGTGAAACATCGCAACCAGACCACCTTGACAGATATCTGCCTTTTCAACTTGGCTCTGTCTGACCTGCTCTTCATCATCATGCTGCCACTCTACACCGACTACACTGTGGTCAAAAATTGGACCCATGGTGACCTTTTGTGCCATTTTGCAGGTGGCTTCCAGAGGACTGGCTTCTTCTGCAGCATCTTCATCCTGGTTGTCATGACGCTGGACCGCTACATGGTCATCATACATGGCACTAAGGTGGCAAAGTACCGCACCATGAGAACAGGGGTTGCTCTCACAGTGGTTGTGTGGTCGCTGAGCTTGTGCGTCTCCCTGCCTGCTTTTATTTTCACCAAAGAGACAAAGGAGCCTAATGGGCCTGGTTGCCGTTACGAGCCAGAGAACAAGGCCTGGAAGGTGTACAACATCTCAGCAAATAATATCTTGGGCTTGGTGCTTCCCTTAATGGTGATGATACTGTGTTACTCCAGAATCATCCCTGTCCTGATGAGGATAAGGAGTTCTAAGAAGCAACGTGTTGTCAAGTTGATAGTTTCTATCATGGTTGTCTTCTTCCTCTTATGGACACCATataacatttcacattttcttattttcctGCAATCTGACTACAATTTGATAGATGACTGTGACTCTATCCATAATGTGAAACTGTCACTAATAGTGAGTGAGACTCTTGCATTCACACACTGCTGCTGGAATCCCATCATATACGCTTTTGTGGGACAGAAATTCATAAGGCGTGTATACCTGCTGCTGAGTAGCTGGGTGCCTGGGATTAAACGTTCACGCAGGGATTCATCAAATAGTTTTTCCAGAAGGAGCTCTGCAGCATCCAGGTCGTCTGAATCGACTCTTACTATGTAG